Within Cyanobacteriota bacterium, the genomic segment GGTGGCTCTTTCAAGTCACTAATTAGCACTTTCACCCCCAATACCAAAATATTGACTGGGCGCGTCAGTTTGGGTAACTGAAAAGCCCCCTGGGTAGAAATAGCATCTTGAGCAAAGGCATCCCGCTCAGATTGGCTCAAGGGTCGCTGCATCAGCGGCGTTGAGTTGAAGGAAAACGCTAACAGTGCCCCGGCCATAGCTGAGATCATCGCCACACCTGTCAACGACAGCACCAATCCAATCCAACGGATGACGCCTGAGCGGCGTGGTTTCTTCCGCACCTTTTTGCCCCGTAGCTGTCGATAGCCTGGTTGAGGGCCTGGTTGATAGGGGTTTCTTCGAGTTGCCACAGACTTCAGCACTAGACAAACGTCACCATTCTGGCACAGATGCAGCAAATGGACTATGGTTACCCGTCATGGTTAACTTGAAAGCAGCAGTGGGAGCTGACTCTATAGCGCTATTCAGGTTTGTTTAAACATCCTATCAAGACATCTACGATTTCGGGCAGTGGGTAGGGAGGCCAATTCTTCAGGAGTTAGGTCGCGCCATTGACCTTGAGGGAGATTGGCAAGCTGGAGATGGGCGATCGCCACCCGGACAAGCCGTAGGGTAGGGTGACCCACAGCCGCTGTCATGCGCCGGACTTGGCGGTTTCGTCCTTCTGTCAAAGTCAACTCTAACCAGGCAGTAGGCACTGTTTTCCGAAAGCGAACAGGAGGGTTGCGAGCTGGCAAAGGTGGCTCCTCGGCTAGCAGGCGTGCCTTAGCCGGGCGAGTTTGGTAGCCTTGAATAGTAACACCCCGACGTAACTGGTCAAGGGCAACTTCTGTAGGGATGTGCTCTACTTGCGCCCAATAGGTACGGGGATGGTAGTATTGCCGATCGCCCAAGGCATGTTGCAACCGACCATCACTTGTCAGCAGCATTAACCCTTCACTGTCGTAGTCTAACCGTCCAACCGGATAGACATCTGGTACAGCGATATAGTCTTTCAGCGTGGAGCGGCCAGCCTGGTCAGTGAACTGACTTAACACGCCATAGGGCTTGTGGAATAGGAGATAGCGATGAGTCACAGACGATAACGAATTAGCACCG encodes:
- a CDS encoding LytR family transcriptional regulator; this encodes MATRRNPYQPGPQPGYRQLRGKKVRKKPRRSGVIRWIGLVLSLTGVAMISAMAGALLAFSFNSTPLMQRPLSQSERDAFAQDAISTQGAFQLPKLTRPVNILVLGVKVLISDLKEPP
- a CDS encoding pseudouridine synthase, with amino-acid sequence MTHRYLLFHKPYGVLSQFTDQAGRSTLKDYIAVPDVYPVGRLDYDSEGLMLLTSDGRLQHALGDRQYYHPRTYWAQVEHIPTEVALDQLRRGVTIQGYQTRPAKARLLAEEPPLPARNPPVRFRKTVPTAWLELTLTEGRNRQVRRMTAAVGHPTLRLVRVAIAHLQLANLPQGQWRDLTPEELASLPTARNRRCLDRMFKQT